A window from Rhodothermales bacterium encodes these proteins:
- a CDS encoding Fic family protein, whose product MEPMLVPDGSPHKARLDDLAVELASRSAGFRRSLPDGVLKPLADLVRAMNCYYSNLIEGHDTHPVDIERALNSDYSAEPKTRNLQLEAKAHIAVQQWIDEGGGLHGKEFSADGICEIHRRFCEGLPEELLWAEELDTKGRIEVVPGKLRDRDVTVGRHVPISPGAVPRFLGRFEEVYSNTGRAGTILAAAAAHHRLLWIHPFLDGNGRVARLVSHATLLEALDTGGVWSVARGLARRVVDYKSHLAACDLERRNDLDGRGHLSEEALASFTQFFLQTCLDQVSFMETLVEPNRLRARILLWAEEEIRLGGLPERAGSVLEAVLFRGELPRGEVAHVLGVSDRQARRVVAALAERRALASESPRSPLHIAFPAELASRWMPGLFPEKAT is encoded by the coding sequence GCCTCCCGCTCGGCGGGGTTTCGGCGCAGCCTGCCCGACGGCGTTCTCAAGCCTCTGGCCGACCTCGTTCGCGCCATGAACTGCTACTACAGCAACCTGATCGAGGGTCACGATACGCATCCCGTCGACATCGAACGGGCGCTGAACAGCGACTACAGCGCGGAGCCCAAGACGCGCAACCTGCAGCTCGAAGCCAAGGCCCACATCGCGGTGCAGCAATGGATCGACGAGGGTGGGGGTCTGCATGGGAAAGAGTTCTCGGCCGACGGGATCTGCGAGATCCACCGACGCTTCTGTGAGGGTTTGCCGGAGGAGCTGCTCTGGGCGGAAGAGCTCGATACGAAAGGGCGCATCGAGGTAGTTCCCGGAAAGCTACGCGACAGGGACGTCACCGTCGGTCGCCACGTTCCCATTAGCCCCGGTGCCGTGCCTCGTTTCCTGGGCCGCTTCGAGGAGGTCTACTCGAACACGGGTAGGGCAGGCACGATCCTAGCCGCTGCGGCCGCCCACCACAGGTTGCTGTGGATTCATCCATTCCTTGATGGCAATGGCCGCGTAGCAAGGCTCGTCTCACACGCGACGCTGCTTGAAGCGCTTGATACCGGCGGTGTCTGGTCGGTTGCGAGAGGTCTCGCTAGACGCGTGGTTGACTACAAGAGCCACCTTGCCGCTTGCGATCTCGAGCGCCGCAACGACCTCGACGGGCGCGGTCATTTGAGCGAGGAGGCCCTCGCGAGCTTCACGCAATTCTTCCTGCAGACCTGTCTTGATCAGGTCTCCTTCATGGAAACGCTCGTCGAACCGAACCGGTTGCGCGCGCGTATCCTCTTGTGGGCAGAGGAGGAGATACGTCTCGGTGGGCTCCCGGAGAGGGCAGGTAGCGTGCTTGAAGCCGTGCTCTTTCGAGGAGAGCTTCCACGCGGTGAAGTCGCTCACGTGCTTGGCGTCAGTGACCGTCAGGCACGGCGCGTCGTTGCAGCGCTGGCAGAACGCCGAGCGCTCGCCTCCGAGAGTCCGCGCTCGCCTCTCCACATTGCGTTCCCAGCGGAGCTCGCGTCCCGCTGGATGCCAGGTCTGTTTCCTGAGAAGGCGACCTGA